One Scylla paramamosain isolate STU-SP2022 chromosome 6, ASM3559412v1, whole genome shotgun sequence DNA segment encodes these proteins:
- the LOC135101514 gene encoding uncharacterized protein LOC135101514 isoform X2: MRRLVPGAVLVSVLVLVSFSAGQRSVETVDLAGSRYFISQTSPYVPSLNWFLAYQYCRTIGMELLSIGTAEEAELINSYLAANRLSNQDYWTSGNQLGSHHWMWMATGQRFNTSFNYWAHEESFTKSTAACMSVNNGAWVPEDCMHEKYFICELTRCFFVNFVSANRGSSQGLPVTPRITTHQGIKPSHHSGSQQQQRQATQKTEQPKTTSSPTQPGAHQPTTLSQQQVITTSSTTTMIPTTYEDDTEPTTEMPLKTMPTTLPEDQLEEVTTIPQSRPDKVMSNIQLNSEPAAHNNEILESEPISPLQLLIPPTREFSPSSPSSSSSIPLRAEASTNFTVRRPLSRKETFSWALLDERSK; encoded by the exons ATGCGGAGGCTAGTTCCAGGAGCGGTGCTGGTGTCGGTCTTGGTGCTTGTTTCATTCTCCGCAG GCCAGCGAAGTGTAGAGACTGTTGACCTGGCAGGCTCTCGCTATTTCATCTCCCAGACCTCACCTTATGTGCCCAGCCTCAACTGGTTCCTCGCCTACCAGTACTGTCGCACCATTGGCATGGAGCTTCTCAGCATTGGCACTGCCGAGGAGGCTGAGCTCATAAACTCCTATCTTGCTGCCAAcc GTCTGAGCAATCAGGACTACTGGACGAGTGGTAACCAGTTGGGCTCCCACCACTGGATGTGGATGGCCACTGGGCAGCGCTTCAACACCTCTTTCAACTACTGGGCGCATGAGGAGTCTTTCAC CAAGTCGACAGCTGCGTGTATGAGTGTAAATAATGGGGCATGGGTGCCAGAAGACTGCATGCACGAGAAATACTTTATCTGCGAGTTGACGCGGTGCTTCTTTGTCAATTTTGTGAGCGCCAACCGGGGCTCATCTCAGGG TTTGCCTGTTACACCCAGGATAACTACTCATCAAGGAATCAAACCATCTCATCACTCCGGCtcccaacaacaacagagaCAGGCTACACAGAAAACTGAACAGCCGAAGACAACTAGCTCACCAACACAACCAGGAGCTCATCAGCCAACAACTCTATCCCAACAACAGGTTATAACAACAAGCAGCACCACAACAATGATACCCACGACATATGAGGATGACACTGAACCCACCACGGAAATGCCACTCAAAACAATGCCTACAACCCTCCCAGAAGATCAGCTAGAAGAGGTGACCACCATTCCACAGTCAAGACCTGATAAAGTTATGTCTAACATACAGCTGAACTCAGAACCTGCAGCCCACAACAATGAGATACTTGAGTCTGAGCCCATTTCTCCATTACAACTCCTCATTCCTCCTACAAGAgagttttctccttcatctccttcctcatcctcttccatcccATTGCGTGCTGAGGCATCCACAAACTTTACAGTCCGAAGACCCCTCAgcagaaaggaaacatttagCTGGGCCCTTCTGGATGAACGATCAAAATAA
- the LOC135101514 gene encoding uncharacterized protein LOC135101514 isoform X1 has translation MRRLVPGAVLVSVLVLVSFSAGQRSVETVDLAGSRYFISQTSPYVPSLNWFLAYQYCRTIGMELLSIGTAEEAELINSYLAANRLSNQDYWTSGNQLGSHHWMWMATGQRFNTSFNYWAHEESFTKSTAACMSVNNGAWVPEDCMHEKYFICELTRCFFVNFVSANRGSSQGSLPVTPRITTHQGIKPSHHSGSQQQQRQATQKTEQPKTTSSPTQPGAHQPTTLSQQQVITTSSTTTMIPTTYEDDTEPTTEMPLKTMPTTLPEDQLEEVTTIPQSRPDKVMSNIQLNSEPAAHNNEILESEPISPLQLLIPPTREFSPSSPSSSSSIPLRAEASTNFTVRRPLSRKETFSWALLDERSK, from the exons ATGCGGAGGCTAGTTCCAGGAGCGGTGCTGGTGTCGGTCTTGGTGCTTGTTTCATTCTCCGCAG GCCAGCGAAGTGTAGAGACTGTTGACCTGGCAGGCTCTCGCTATTTCATCTCCCAGACCTCACCTTATGTGCCCAGCCTCAACTGGTTCCTCGCCTACCAGTACTGTCGCACCATTGGCATGGAGCTTCTCAGCATTGGCACTGCCGAGGAGGCTGAGCTCATAAACTCCTATCTTGCTGCCAAcc GTCTGAGCAATCAGGACTACTGGACGAGTGGTAACCAGTTGGGCTCCCACCACTGGATGTGGATGGCCACTGGGCAGCGCTTCAACACCTCTTTCAACTACTGGGCGCATGAGGAGTCTTTCAC CAAGTCGACAGCTGCGTGTATGAGTGTAAATAATGGGGCATGGGTGCCAGAAGACTGCATGCACGAGAAATACTTTATCTGCGAGTTGACGCGGTGCTTCTTTGTCAATTTTGTGAGCGCCAACCGGGGCTCATCTCAGGG CAGTTTGCCTGTTACACCCAGGATAACTACTCATCAAGGAATCAAACCATCTCATCACTCCGGCtcccaacaacaacagagaCAGGCTACACAGAAAACTGAACAGCCGAAGACAACTAGCTCACCAACACAACCAGGAGCTCATCAGCCAACAACTCTATCCCAACAACAGGTTATAACAACAAGCAGCACCACAACAATGATACCCACGACATATGAGGATGACACTGAACCCACCACGGAAATGCCACTCAAAACAATGCCTACAACCCTCCCAGAAGATCAGCTAGAAGAGGTGACCACCATTCCACAGTCAAGACCTGATAAAGTTATGTCTAACATACAGCTGAACTCAGAACCTGCAGCCCACAACAATGAGATACTTGAGTCTGAGCCCATTTCTCCATTACAACTCCTCATTCCTCCTACAAGAgagttttctccttcatctccttcctcatcctcttccatcccATTGCGTGCTGAGGCATCCACAAACTTTACAGTCCGAAGACCCCTCAgcagaaaggaaacatttagCTGGGCCCTTCTGGATGAACGATCAAAATAA
- the LOC135101514 gene encoding CD209 antigen-like isoform X3 — MRRLVPGAVLVSVLVLVSFSAGQRSVETVDLAGSRYFISQTSPYVPSLNWFLAYQYCRTIGMELLSIGTAEEAELINSYLAANRLSNQDYWTSGNQLGSHHWMWMATGQRFNTSFNYWAHEESFTKSTAACMSVNNGAWVPEDCMHEKYFICELTRCFFVNFVSANRGSSQG; from the exons ATGCGGAGGCTAGTTCCAGGAGCGGTGCTGGTGTCGGTCTTGGTGCTTGTTTCATTCTCCGCAG GCCAGCGAAGTGTAGAGACTGTTGACCTGGCAGGCTCTCGCTATTTCATCTCCCAGACCTCACCTTATGTGCCCAGCCTCAACTGGTTCCTCGCCTACCAGTACTGTCGCACCATTGGCATGGAGCTTCTCAGCATTGGCACTGCCGAGGAGGCTGAGCTCATAAACTCCTATCTTGCTGCCAAcc GTCTGAGCAATCAGGACTACTGGACGAGTGGTAACCAGTTGGGCTCCCACCACTGGATGTGGATGGCCACTGGGCAGCGCTTCAACACCTCTTTCAACTACTGGGCGCATGAGGAGTCTTTCAC CAAGTCGACAGCTGCGTGTATGAGTGTAAATAATGGGGCATGGGTGCCAGAAGACTGCATGCACGAGAAATACTTTATCTGCGAGTTGACGCGGTGCTTCTTTGTCAATTTTGTGAGCGCCAACCGGGGCTCATCTCAGGGGTAA
- the LOC135101057 gene encoding uncharacterized protein LOC135101057 — MTAEIPLTETLEGLAEASLKPADNVEQLKTLVSRLHSRIKAQGVENRQEVVSLMATSQHQGVEHLVRVMEWSCAWRSFTNAWLSTQLRSFSAPSRPCPPMVWESLTCASTQPTRSWQKPMLAVRARLVGGVKLTHQLLQAHSKNSVPLLPLLMVA, encoded by the exons ATGACTGCTGAGATCCCCCTGACGGAGACCTTGGAGGGGTTGGCTGAGGCCTCCCTGAAACCAGCCGACAATGTGGAACAACTCAAGACCCTCGTCTCTAGACTGCACTCCAGAATCAAGGCGCAAG GTGTCGAGAACCGCCAGGAGGTGGTGTCCTTGATGGCCACGTCTCAGCACCAGGGAGTGGAGCACCTGGTCAGGGTTATGGAG TGGAGCTGCGCCTGGAGGTCCTTCACAAATGCCTGGCTCTCAACACAGCTGAGGTCATTTTCCGCACCCTCAAGACCTTGTCCACCGATGGTCTGGGAGTCATTGACGTGTGCATCCACCCAGCCTACCAGGTCTTGGCAAA AGCCCATGCTGGCAGTGAGGGCTCGTCTGGTGGGGGGTGTGAAGCTGACCCACCAGCTGCTGCAGGCACATAGCAAGAACAGCGTACCTCTACTGCCCCTCCTCATGGTTGCCTAA